From one Acidibrevibacterium fodinaquatile genomic stretch:
- a CDS encoding YggS family pyridoxal phosphate-dependent enzyme has translation MTALQAHPGPNGEGSTVGERLAACRAAIAHAARGVGRDPAAITLLAVSKTQPQAAIEEALAHGQRHFGENRVQEAAAKFPALRANYPDLRLHLIGHLQTNKARDAVRLFDVIESLDRPSLAEALAAAMAREERRPDLLVEVNLGDEPQKSGVMREAADDFIAACKARFGAALIGVMGIPPVAADPAPHFAWLAACARRHRLGVISMGMSADFAAAIAAGATEIRLGTAIFGARPAAA, from the coding sequence ATGACCGCATTGCAAGCACATCCCGGCCCGAACGGCGAGGGCAGCACGGTCGGCGAGCGGCTCGCCGCCTGCCGCGCGGCGATCGCGCACGCGGCGCGCGGCGTTGGCCGCGATCCGGCGGCGATCACGTTGCTCGCGGTCTCCAAAACCCAGCCGCAGGCGGCGATCGAGGAAGCGCTCGCGCACGGCCAGCGGCATTTCGGGGAAAACCGGGTGCAGGAGGCGGCGGCGAAATTTCCCGCCCTGCGTGCCAACTACCCCGACCTGCGCCTCCATCTCATCGGCCATCTCCAGACCAACAAGGCGCGGGACGCGGTGCGGTTGTTCGATGTCATCGAAAGCCTCGACCGCCCCAGCCTCGCCGAGGCGCTGGCGGCGGCGATGGCGCGCGAAGAGAGGCGGCCGGATCTGTTGGTCGAGGTCAATCTCGGCGATGAGCCGCAGAAATCGGGGGTCATGCGGGAGGCCGCCGATGATTTCATCGCCGCCTGTAAGGCGCGGTTCGGGGCAGCGTTGATCGGGGTGATGGGGATTCCGCCGGTTGCGGCCGATCCCGCGCCACATTTCGCTTGGCTTGCCGCCTGCGCCCGGCGCCATCGCCTGGGGGTGATCTCGATGGGGATGTCGGCGGATTTCGCCGCGGCGATCGCCGCCGGTGCCACCGAAATCCGGCTCGGCACCGCGATTTTCGGCGCCCGCCCGGCGGCTGCCTGA
- a CDS encoding DHA2 family efflux MFS transporter permease subunit, which yields MSGGTAHAGWRPRANPWLIAVAVTLAAFMEIIDTTIVNVSLPHIAGSMSASYDDATWTLTSYLVANGIVLPISGWFGRVIGRKRYFMICIAAFTISSFLCGIATSLPQIIVFRLMQGFFGGGLQPNQQSIILDTFEPSQRGRAFSVVAIATIFAPVIGPTLGGWITDNYSWRWVFLINVPIGIIAFLAVGALVEDPPWVKADRASRRGIDYIGVALIALGIGCLQIMLDRGEDDDWFADPSIRLFGILAAIGLIGAAVWLSIAKNPVVNLRVLRDRNFALGSVMIFMIGAILYSSAVLIPQLAQEQLGYTATLAGLVLSPGAILILFLIPIISRLLPHVQTRIFIAFGFFSLGCALAYAHGLTPDVDYTTLALMRGAQTFGLAFLFVPNSTIAYSTLPRAANADASSLYVMFRNIAGSIGISLAAAFETERTQVRRAYLSQHLTPLEQPYVTAKAQIANTLIAHGTAASAAPGVADGLLNMTLQKQAAVLAYTDIFAITAIAAFCVVPLAFLFSPSRATGRPRAEH from the coding sequence ATGAGCGGCGGCACCGCTCATGCCGGTTGGCGGCCGCGTGCCAATCCCTGGCTGATCGCCGTCGCCGTTACCCTCGCGGCGTTCATGGAAATCATTGACACGACCATCGTCAATGTCAGCCTGCCGCATATCGCCGGCTCGATGTCGGCAAGCTACGACGACGCCACCTGGACACTCACCTCCTACCTCGTTGCCAACGGCATCGTCCTGCCGATTTCCGGCTGGTTCGGGCGGGTGATCGGGCGCAAACGCTATTTCATGATCTGTATCGCAGCCTTTACGATCAGCTCGTTCCTCTGCGGGATCGCGACCTCGCTGCCGCAAATCATCGTCTTCCGTCTGATGCAGGGATTTTTCGGCGGCGGGCTGCAGCCCAATCAGCAATCGATCATTCTCGATACTTTTGAGCCCTCACAGCGCGGGCGCGCCTTTTCGGTGGTGGCGATCGCAACCATCTTCGCGCCCGTGATCGGCCCGACCTTGGGGGGATGGATCACCGATAATTACTCCTGGCGCTGGGTGTTCCTGATCAACGTGCCGATCGGCATCATCGCGTTTCTCGCGGTCGGCGCGCTGGTCGAAGACCCGCCCTGGGTCAAGGCCGATCGCGCCAGCCGCCGCGGCATCGATTACATCGGCGTCGCTCTCATCGCGCTCGGCATCGGCTGCCTCCAAATCATGCTCGACCGTGGCGAGGACGATGACTGGTTCGCCGACCCCTCGATCCGCCTCTTCGGCATTCTCGCCGCGATCGGGCTGATCGGGGCGGCGGTGTGGCTTTCGATCGCCAAAAATCCGGTGGTCAATCTCCGCGTGCTGCGCGATCGCAATTTCGCGCTCGGCTCGGTGATGATTTTCATGATCGGCGCCATTCTCTATTCCAGCGCGGTTCTGATCCCGCAACTCGCGCAGGAGCAGCTCGGCTATACCGCAACCCTCGCCGGCCTCGTTCTCTCGCCGGGCGCGATCCTGATCCTGTTTCTAATCCCGATCATCAGCCGGCTTCTGCCGCACGTGCAGACAAGAATTTTCATCGCCTTCGGTTTCTTCTCACTCGGCTGCGCGCTCGCCTATGCCCATGGTCTGACACCAGACGTGGACTACACGACGCTCGCCCTGATGCGCGGCGCGCAAACCTTTGGCCTCGCCTTTCTCTTCGTCCCCAACAGCACCATCGCCTACTCAACCCTGCCGCGCGCGGCCAACGCCGATGCCAGCTCGCTTTACGTGATGTTCCGCAACATCGCCGGCTCGATCGGAATTTCGCTCGCGGCCGCCTTTGAAACCGAGCGCACCCAGGTCCGCCGCGCCTATCTTTCTCAGCATCTGACGCCCCTCGAACAGCCCTACGTCACCGCCAAGGCCCAGATCGCGAACACGCTGATCGCGCACGGAACAGCCGCCTCCGCCGCGCCGGGCGTTGCCGACGGCCTTCTCAACATGACGCTGCAAAAACAGGCGGCGGTGCTCGCTTATACTGATATTTTCGCGATCACCGCGATCGCCGCCTTCTGCGTCGTGCCGCTTGCCTTCCTGTTCTCCCCGAGCCGCGCAACCGGCCGCCCCCGCGCCGAGCATTGA
- a CDS encoding DUF3576 domain-containing protein, which translates to MPPSSCPPAFASRLALAAFALALALAGCASKTQTPPPSDPGLGANAAGATAKGGPDVNAGVGVNAYLWRGALDILSFMPLASEDPFGGVIMTDWYQPTSVANERFRATAYILGRQMRADAIRVTLFRQVQQNGQWVDAPVSKVTVGELESKVLARARELRTHDLAHGATDSY; encoded by the coding sequence ATGCCGCCATCGTCGTGTCCGCCTGCCTTTGCTTCCCGCCTTGCGCTCGCGGCGTTCGCGCTCGCGCTTGCGCTCGCCGGTTGCGCGAGCAAGACGCAAACGCCCCCGCCATCCGATCCCGGCCTCGGCGCCAACGCTGCCGGCGCGACCGCGAAAGGCGGCCCAGACGTCAATGCCGGCGTCGGGGTCAATGCCTATCTCTGGCGCGGCGCCCTGGATATCCTCTCTTTCATGCCGCTCGCCTCGGAGGATCCGTTCGGTGGCGTCATCATGACCGACTGGTATCAGCCGACTTCCGTCGCCAACGAGCGCTTCCGCGCGACCGCCTATATCCTTGGCCGGCAGATGCGCGCCGATGCCATTCGCGTCACCCTCTTTCGCCAAGTGCAGCAAAATGGCCAATGGGTCGATGCGCCGGTGAGCAAGGTCACGGTTGGCGAGCTTGAGAGCAAAGTGCTCGCCCGGGCCCGCGAGTTGCGCACCCATGACCTCGCCCATGGCGCAACCGATTCTTATTGA
- a CDS encoding lipid A deacylase LpxR family protein, which yields MKPLLPRLSLSAFALLAMAPAALAGSSLTPSDGSDLPPADPDAIVTFQWENASITSNPPPDRYYFNGLYLGYVSPTGDVPNFASEIGRALWGAGQQRVSIDIQQQMFSPAATDARPPPAGDEPYAGTLLGNFSLIQDTNDWRSILGVDVGTIGEAALAEQTQNWFHNLIGQPHDLGWGYQMPDEPVLQFESSRIWRISTGHIGGLETDVLPNATIGVGNLWIYGLAGGVVRIGQGLASDYGVARIEPGMSGGAAYTPVKPFDWYFFAGADGQAWLYNATLAGEPFNATPSVGERTFVGELEAGVAVIVDGVRVSYTQVFQTQTFYGEHGGLHQWGSLVASFRF from the coding sequence GATGGCTCTGACCTCCCGCCCGCCGATCCCGATGCGATCGTCACCTTCCAGTGGGAAAATGCTTCGATCACCAGCAACCCGCCGCCCGATCGCTATTATTTCAACGGGCTCTATCTCGGCTATGTCTCGCCGACCGGGGATGTGCCGAATTTCGCGAGCGAGATCGGCCGCGCGCTCTGGGGCGCTGGTCAGCAGCGCGTCTCGATCGACATCCAGCAGCAGATGTTCAGCCCCGCCGCGACCGACGCGCGGCCGCCACCGGCGGGCGATGAGCCCTATGCCGGCACGCTGTTGGGCAATTTCTCGCTGATCCAGGACACCAATGACTGGCGCAGCATCCTTGGCGTCGATGTCGGGACGATCGGCGAGGCGGCGCTTGCTGAGCAGACGCAGAACTGGTTCCACAACCTCATCGGCCAGCCCCATGATCTCGGCTGGGGCTATCAGATGCCGGATGAGCCGGTGCTGCAATTCGAGAGTTCACGCATCTGGCGCATCTCGACCGGGCATATCGGCGGGCTCGAGACCGATGTTTTGCCCAACGCCACGATCGGGGTCGGCAATCTTTGGATCTATGGGCTGGCCGGTGGCGTGGTGCGGATCGGCCAGGGGCTTGCGTCCGATTACGGCGTCGCCCGCATCGAGCCGGGCATGTCGGGCGGCGCCGCCTATACGCCGGTCAAGCCGTTTGACTGGTATTTCTTCGCTGGCGCCGATGGGCAGGCTTGGCTCTATAACGCAACGCTGGCCGGCGAGCCGTTCAACGCGACGCCGAGCGTCGGCGAAAGAACCTTCGTCGGCGAGTTGGAAGCGGGGGTTGCCGTCATCGTCGATGGGGTGCGGGTGTCCTATACGCAGGTCTTCCAGACCCAGACATTTTACGGCGAGCATGGCGGGCTGCACCAATGGGGCTCGCTGGTCGCCTCGTTCCGATTCTGA
- a CDS encoding acetyl-CoA carboxylase carboxyltransferase subunit alpha, which yields MRHFLDFEKPIAELESKIDELRRMAEPGGINIAEEIARLSEKVDRQLRTTYAKLSPWQKAQVARHPDRPKASDYVATLITEFTPLAGDRAFADDAAVIGGLGRFQGQAVMVLGTEKGNDTESRVKHNFGMSRPEGYRKARRLIELAGRFGLPVLTFVDTSGAYPGIEAEARGQAEAIARTIEACLAAPVPIVATIIGEGGSGGAIALASGDAVLMLEHAIYSVISPEGCASILWREASAAEAAAEALKLTADDLKRLALIDQVIAEPLGGAHRQPDIAIAAVAEAIAGALTPLLALDPALLCGRRAEKFLAMGRETPG from the coding sequence ATGCGCCATTTCCTCGATTTCGAAAAGCCGATCGCCGAGCTGGAAAGCAAGATCGACGAACTCCGCCGTATGGCCGAGCCGGGCGGGATCAATATCGCCGAAGAAATCGCCCGTCTGAGCGAAAAAGTGGACCGCCAGCTCCGCACCACTTACGCCAAGCTCTCGCCGTGGCAAAAAGCGCAGGTCGCGCGCCACCCCGATCGTCCCAAGGCCAGTGACTACGTCGCCACCCTGATCACCGAGTTCACGCCCCTCGCGGGTGACCGCGCCTTCGCCGACGACGCGGCGGTGATCGGCGGTCTCGGGCGCTTTCAGGGGCAGGCGGTGATGGTGCTCGGCACCGAAAAAGGCAATGACACCGAAAGCCGCGTCAAACATAATTTCGGCATGAGCCGGCCAGAAGGCTATCGCAAGGCGCGGCGGCTCATCGAACTCGCCGGGCGCTTTGGCCTCCCCGTGCTCACCTTCGTCGATACCTCCGGCGCCTATCCCGGGATCGAAGCCGAGGCGCGCGGCCAGGCCGAGGCGATCGCGCGCACGATCGAGGCTTGTCTCGCAGCACCCGTGCCGATCGTCGCAACCATCATCGGCGAAGGCGGCTCCGGCGGCGCCATCGCGCTCGCCAGCGGTGATGCCGTGTTGATGCTGGAACACGCCATCTACTCGGTGATTTCGCCCGAGGGCTGCGCCTCGATCCTCTGGCGTGAGGCGAGCGCCGCCGAGGCGGCGGCGGAGGCGCTAAAACTCACCGCCGATGACCTCAAACGCCTCGCCCTGATCGATCAGGTGATCGCCGAACCCCTTGGCGGCGCCCATCGCCAACCCGATATCGCGATCGCGGCGGTCGCCGAAGCCATTGCCGGGGCGCTCACCCCGCTCCTCGCCCTCGACCCCGCGTTGCTGTGCGGTCGGCGAGCGGAGAAATTCCTCGCCATGGGACGCGAAACGCCCGGTTGA
- a CDS encoding thiamine phosphate synthase produces MDRKLLAYAFRVKPWRRDRLPTLWLFSDATRLPDPRAAILHLPRGRAGVVLRGAAPDLASAVAGLCRARRIALAIAGDWRLAAHLRAGLHLPARAPARRRGSKPCFLTAAAHSARELRRARRVGARLAFLSPVFRTASHPGAPALGVVRWVALASRAGLAVAALGGIDGARARRLPRRYCAGLAAITALGGAAPNR; encoded by the coding sequence ATGGACCGCAAACTCCTTGCCTATGCCTTTCGGGTCAAGCCCTGGCGCCGGGATCGGCTGCCGACGCTCTGGCTATTCAGCGACGCGACACGTCTTCCCGACCCGCGCGCCGCGATCCTTCATCTTCCACGCGGCCGGGCCGGGGTCGTGCTGCGCGGCGCCGCCCCCGACCTCGCCAGCGCGGTCGCCGGGTTGTGCCGGGCGCGGCGGATCGCGCTTGCGATCGCTGGCGACTGGCGGCTCGCCGCGCATCTCCGGGCGGGGTTACATCTCCCCGCCCGCGCTCCCGCACGGCGGCGGGGATCGAAGCCCTGTTTCCTCACCGCCGCCGCCCATTCGGCGCGGGAGTTGCGGCGAGCCCGCCGCGTTGGCGCGCGACTCGCCTTTCTCTCGCCGGTTTTCAGGACGGCGAGCCATCCCGGCGCGCCCGCGCTCGGGGTTGTGCGCTGGGTTGCGCTGGCGTCGCGCGCGGGACTTGCGGTCGCGGCACTCGGTGGGATCGATGGCGCGCGTGCGCGCCGCCTGCCGCGCCGCTATTGCGCGGGCCTGGCGGCGATCACGGCGCTTGGCGGCGCCGCGCCGAACCGCTAG
- a CDS encoding N-formylglutamate amidohydrolase — protein sequence MDIPTPLAEETLMERQPCGWRAPVIFTSPHSGRDYSAAFIAQARLDRRTLRRSEDSFVDDLFAAAPECGAVLLAARFPRAFCDVNRERWELDPAMFEETLPNFVNRTSPRAEAGLGTIPRIVAADTPIYRERLSFAEAEARIAACWAPFHDRLAALIAQTKAEFGTCLLVDCHSMPHASLMGLGRVDIVLGDAHGTTCADAITTRIETAFRALGFVVRRNHPYAGGFITRHYGRPRDGVHAIQIELARRLYMDEANITPSAGFQPLQQAITRLIALLAAEAPALMAQAG from the coding sequence ATGGATATTCCGACCCCGCTCGCCGAGGAAACTCTGATGGAACGCCAGCCGTGCGGGTGGCGGGCGCCGGTGATCTTCACCTCGCCGCATTCCGGGCGCGATTATTCCGCGGCGTTCATCGCCCAGGCCCGGCTCGATCGGCGGACTCTTCGCCGCAGCGAGGATAGTTTCGTCGATGATCTCTTCGCCGCGGCCCCGGAATGCGGCGCCGTTTTGCTGGCGGCGCGTTTTCCGCGCGCCTTTTGCGACGTCAATCGCGAGCGCTGGGAACTCGATCCCGCGATGTTCGAGGAGACGCTCCCGAATTTCGTCAACCGCACAAGCCCGCGGGCCGAAGCCGGGCTCGGCACCATCCCGCGCATCGTCGCCGCGGATACGCCGATCTACCGCGAGCGCCTTTCCTTCGCCGAGGCGGAGGCACGGATCGCTGCGTGCTGGGCGCCGTTTCACGACCGGCTGGCGGCGCTGATCGCGCAAACCAAGGCCGAGTTCGGCACCTGTCTCCTGGTCGATTGCCATTCGATGCCGCACGCGAGCCTCATGGGGCTCGGCCGCGTCGATATCGTCCTCGGCGATGCCCATGGCACCACCTGCGCCGACGCGATCACCACCCGGATCGAGACCGCGTTCCGCGCCCTCGGCTTCGTCGTGCGCCGCAACCACCCCTATGCCGGCGGCTTCATCACCCGCCATTACGGCCGTCCGCGAGACGGCGTCCATGCCATTCAAATCGAACTCGCGCGCCGGCTTTATATGGACGAGGCCAACATCACCCCCTCGGCGGGTTTCCAACCCCTGCAACAGGCGATCACTCGTCTGATCGCGCTGCTCGCCGCCGAGGCGCCGGCGCTGATGGCCCAAGCCGGCTGA
- a CDS encoding potassium transporter Kup: MTIAERDRAAPRLGVLLAVLGVVYGDIGTSPLYAFHASLVLLQPHPINAPEILGILSLIVWSLILIVTVKYVTLVMRADNRGEGGILALMALAQRVSKLASTRRGLALVGIVGASLFFGDGVITPAISVLSALEGLEVSAPGLQTYVLPIAAVVIVVLFVMQSHGTGRVGRVFGPVMAVWFAVIGVLGAIAVARHPLILVALSPSYALALCLHYRFIAFIVLGAVVLAVTGAEALYADMGHFGARPIRATWTFFVLPSLILNYLGQGALVLNDPSAIANPFYLLAPSWLGLPMVILSTIATVIASQALISGAYSMARQCMQLGFLPRMTVRHTGETEEGQIYVPQINYILAIAVLILVLSFKTSDSLASAYGIAVTGTFTCTAILAAVVFRRQFLWSRAATIIVFGFFFVLDGTFFAANSLKIVEGGWVPLVIGGALIGLMTTWRRGRDLMLARWQQDSLPLATFIARLPQSRTVRVPGIAVFLTGNPEYVPGALLHNLKHNKVLHEQVLFVTVNNIDVPEVLPEHRTQIEDLGSGCYRVILSYGFKESPNIPRALEALRDKGLPFDAMQVSYFLGRETLVPAMVPKMSLWRMWLFLAMARNAVSATEFFRIPPDRVVELGVRVAI; the protein is encoded by the coding sequence ATGACCATCGCCGAACGAGATCGGGCGGCGCCACGGCTCGGTGTTCTGCTCGCGGTCCTCGGTGTCGTCTATGGCGATATCGGCACCAGCCCGCTTTATGCCTTCCATGCGAGCCTCGTTCTCTTGCAGCCGCATCCGATCAACGCGCCGGAAATTTTGGGCATTCTCTCGCTCATCGTCTGGTCGCTGATCCTGATCGTCACGGTCAAATACGTGACCCTGGTGATGCGCGCCGATAACCGCGGCGAGGGCGGCATTCTGGCGCTGATGGCCTTGGCGCAGCGGGTCTCGAAGCTCGCCAGCACCCGGCGCGGCCTGGCTCTGGTCGGCATCGTCGGCGCCAGCCTTTTTTTCGGCGACGGGGTCATCACCCCGGCGATTTCGGTGCTCTCGGCGCTCGAGGGGCTCGAGGTTTCGGCCCCGGGGCTGCAGACCTATGTCCTGCCGATCGCAGCGGTGGTTATCGTCGTTCTCTTCGTCATGCAGTCGCACGGCACTGGCCGCGTCGGGCGGGTTTTCGGGCCGGTGATGGCGGTGTGGTTCGCGGTGATCGGGGTTTTGGGTGCGATTGCGGTCGCGCGCCATCCGCTCATCCTGGTTGCGCTCTCGCCGAGCTACGCGCTCGCGCTCTGCCTGCATTACCGGTTCATCGCCTTCATCGTCCTCGGCGCGGTCGTGCTCGCGGTCACCGGGGCGGAAGCGCTGTATGCCGATATGGGCCATTTCGGTGCCCGGCCGATCCGCGCCACATGGACGTTTTTCGTCCTCCCCTCGTTGATCCTCAATTATCTCGGCCAAGGCGCGCTGGTGCTGAACGACCCGAGCGCCATCGCCAATCCGTTCTATCTTCTGGCGCCGTCCTGGCTTGGCCTGCCGATGGTCATTCTCTCCACCATCGCGACGGTGATCGCGAGCCAGGCGCTGATTTCCGGCGCCTATTCGATGGCCCGGCAATGCATGCAGCTCGGTTTTCTCCCGCGCATGACGGTGCGCCACACCGGCGAGACCGAGGAGGGGCAGATCTATGTGCCGCAGATCAATTATATTCTCGCGATCGCGGTCTTGATCCTGGTGCTCTCCTTCAAGACCAGCGACAGCCTGGCCTCGGCCTATGGCATCGCCGTCACCGGCACCTTCACCTGCACCGCGATTCTCGCCGCCGTCGTTTTTCGCCGCCAGTTCCTCTGGTCGCGCGCCGCGACGATCATCGTGTTCGGCTTTTTCTTCGTGCTCGATGGCACGTTCTTCGCCGCCAATTCGCTGAAAATCGTCGAGGGCGGCTGGGTGCCGCTCGTCATCGGCGGGGCGCTGATCGGGCTGATGACCACCTGGCGGCGCGGGCGTGACCTCATGCTGGCGCGCTGGCAGCAAGACAGCCTGCCGCTCGCGACCTTCATCGCCCGATTGCCGCAATCGCGCACCGTGCGCGTCCCCGGCATCGCGGTGTTTCTCACCGGCAACCCGGAATATGTTCCCGGCGCCCTGCTCCACAATCTCAAGCACAATAAAGTGCTTCACGAACAGGTTCTGTTCGTGACCGTCAACAATATCGACGTCCCCGAAGTCTTGCCCGAGCATAGAACCCAGATCGAAGATCTCGGCTCCGGTTGTTACCGCGTCATTCTGTCCTATGGCTTCAAGGAAAGCCCCAATATCCCGCGTGCCCTCGAGGCTCTGCGCGACAAGGGCCTGCCGTTTGATGCGATGCAGGTGAGCTATTTTCTCGGCCGTGAGACGCTGGTGCCGGCGATGGTGCCGAAAATGTCGCTCTGGCGGATGTGGCTGTTCCTCGCCATGGCGCGGAATGCGGTTTCGGCGACGGAATTTTTCCGCATTCCCCCCGATCGCGTCGTCGAACTCGGTGTCCGGGTCGCGATTTGA
- a CDS encoding tyrosine recombinase, producing the protein MDRHLEAFLEMLAAERDAAFNTREAYRADLEDFAAFAAGDGSTLMGATPALLRAYLGSLRARGLAARSQARRLSALRQFYRFLLREGIRAEDPSAGLDSPRPSKKLPKYLDPAEIVALLEAAARLPGQAGPTAVAALELLYATGLRVSELLALSPAAITAGEAMILVRGKGGKERIVPLSPIAAAAAERLLAGQGKPAGRESRRWLFPGRDPRRPLTRQGLALLFKQAALAAGLDPALVSPHVLRHSFATHLLANGADLRSLQTLLGHSAIATTEIYTHVSAGRLQAAVARHHPLARRRS; encoded by the coding sequence ATGGACCGCCATCTCGAGGCGTTTCTGGAGATGCTGGCCGCCGAGCGCGATGCCGCCTTCAACACGCGCGAAGCTTACCGCGCCGATCTCGAGGATTTCGCCGCTTTCGCCGCGGGCGATGGCAGCACCCTCATGGGCGCGACGCCGGCGCTGCTGCGCGCCTATCTCGGGAGCCTCCGCGCTCGCGGGCTTGCAGCAAGAAGCCAGGCGCGGCGGCTTTCGGCGCTTCGCCAGTTCTACCGATTCCTGTTGCGCGAGGGAATCCGCGCCGAGGATCCGAGCGCCGGGCTCGATTCGCCGCGCCCGAGCAAAAAGCTGCCGAAATATCTCGACCCCGCGGAGATCGTCGCGCTGCTCGAAGCGGCGGCGCGCCTCCCGGGCCAGGCCGGGCCGACCGCGGTTGCGGCACTCGAATTGCTCTATGCGACCGGATTGCGGGTTTCCGAGCTGCTCGCTTTGTCGCCAGCGGCGATCACCGCGGGCGAGGCGATGATCCTGGTGCGCGGCAAGGGCGGCAAGGAGCGAATCGTGCCGCTCTCGCCGATTGCCGCGGCGGCCGCCGAGCGGCTGCTCGCGGGGCAAGGCAAACCCGCGGGAAGAGAGTCTCGGCGCTGGCTCTTTCCCGGCCGCGATCCGCGCCGCCCGCTGACCCGCCAGGGGCTGGCACTCCTCTTCAAGCAGGCGGCGCTGGCCGCCGGGCTCGACCCCGCTCTGGTCTCGCCGCACGTGTTGCGTCACTCCTTTGCGACCCATCTGCTCGCCAACGGCGCCGATCTCCGCAGCCTGCAGACCCTGCTCGGGCACAGCGCCATCGCGACGACCGAGATTTACACGCATGTGTCCGCCGGGCGGCTGCAAGCGGCGGTGGCGCGGCATCACCCGCTGGCGCGACGGCGAAGCTGA
- the aroB gene encoding 3-dehydroquinate synthase encodes MIRNTALDAETTSDDEISALAGRSLVLIGLMGAGKTSIGRRLAARLALPFFDADAEIEAAAGLSIAELFERYGEREFRDGERRVIQRLLAGPPMVLATGGGAFLDPATRAAIRARAVSLWLRCPIAILTRRVAGRTHRPLLAGGDPAAILARLAAERGPIYAEADVIVDCEDETLEATTRRVLAALAGHRPPRRVHVALARQAYDVVVGEGLIDRAGALLAPILAQKRAVIISDATVAPLYLARLEAGLAATGITSHHQVVAAGEESKSLDTYAHLVDDLLGFGIERRTAVIALGGGVIGDLAGFAAATTLRGLPFVQIPTTLLAQVDSSVGGKTGVNTRRGKNLVGAFHQPLMVLADTATLASLPARELRAGYAEIAKAGLIGDADFFAWCEAHGAGVIAGDRALQAEAILRAVAFKAAVVIEDEREEKPADGRALLNLGHSFGHALEAECGYGRILHGEAVAIGLGLAFLLSARLGHCAGADAERVIAHIAAVGLPARLADLGQTLSAGRLIAHMRHDKKMRDGRLAFVLARGIGRAFTSRDVEEAAVSALLRDEGCGP; translated from the coding sequence ATGATACGCAACACCGCGCTCGATGCCGAGACCACTTCGGACGATGAGATCTCCGCCCTCGCCGGGCGTTCGCTGGTTTTGATCGGCCTCATGGGGGCTGGGAAAACCTCGATTGGCCGCCGTCTCGCGGCCCGCCTCGCGCTTCCCTTTTTCGACGCCGATGCCGAAATCGAGGCCGCCGCCGGGCTTAGTATCGCCGAACTCTTTGAGCGCTATGGCGAGCGCGAGTTCCGCGACGGCGAGCGCCGGGTGATCCAGCGCCTGCTCGCTGGCCCGCCCATGGTGCTCGCAACCGGCGGCGGCGCCTTTCTCGACCCCGCGACGCGGGCGGCCATCCGCGCGCGCGCGGTTTCGCTCTGGCTCCGCTGCCCGATCGCCATCCTCACCCGCCGTGTCGCCGGGCGGACCCACCGGCCGCTGCTCGCCGGCGGTGATCCGGCCGCGATCCTCGCCCGACTCGCGGCCGAGCGTGGGCCGATCTATGCCGAGGCGGACGTGATCGTCGATTGCGAGGATGAGACGCTGGAGGCGACGACGCGCCGCGTGCTCGCCGCCCTCGCCGGCCACCGCCCGCCGCGCCGCGTGCATGTCGCGCTCGCGAGGCAGGCCTATGATGTCGTCGTCGGCGAAGGGCTGATCGATCGCGCCGGCGCGCTGCTCGCGCCGATTCTTGCGCAAAAGCGCGCCGTCATCATCTCTGATGCGACGGTCGCGCCGCTCTATCTCGCGCGCCTCGAAGCCGGCCTCGCCGCGACCGGGATCACCAGCCATCACCAAGTCGTCGCGGCTGGCGAGGAGAGTAAATCTCTCGATACCTACGCGCACCTCGTCGATGATCTGCTCGGCTTTGGCATCGAGCGCCGGACCGCGGTGATCGCGCTCGGCGGCGGTGTCATCGGCGATCTCGCCGGGTTTGCCGCCGCGACCACGCTCCGCGGCCTGCCCTTCGTGCAGATCCCGACGACGCTGCTCGCCCAGGTCGATTCGAGTGTCGGGGGCAAGACCGGCGTCAACACAAGGCGCGGCAAGAACTTGGTCGGCGCCTTTCACCAGCCGCTGATGGTGCTTGCCGATACCGCGACGCTGGCAAGCCTCCCGGCCCGGGAGCTGCGCGCGGGCTATGCCGAGATCGCCAAGGCGGGGCTGATCGGTGACGCCGATTTCTTTGCCTGGTGCGAGGCGCATGGCGCCGGCGTGATCGCCGGGGACCGCGCGCTGCAGGCCGAAGCCATTCTCCGCGCTGTTGCGTTCAAGGCAGCGGTGGTCATCGAGGACGAGCGCGAGGAGAAGCCAGCCGATGGCCGGGCGCTGCTCAATCTCGGGCATAGTTTCGGCCATGCGCTCGAGGCGGAATGCGGCTATGGCCGGATTCTGCATGGCGAGGCGGTGGCGATCGGCCTCGGGCTCGCATTTTTACTCTCGGCCCGCCTTGGCCACTGCGCGGGCGCCGACGCCGAGCGCGTGATCGCCCATATCGCCGCCGTTGGTTTGCCGGCGCGGCTTGCCGATCTCGGCCAGACGCTTTCGGCGGGCCGGCTGATCGCCCATATGCGCCATGACAAAAAAATGCGCGACGGGCGGCTCGCTTTCGTGCTTGCGCGCGGGATCGGGCGCGCCTTCACCTCGCGCGACGTCGAGGAAGCGGCGGTATCTGCGCTTCTGCGCGACGAAGGGTGCGGTCCATGA